Proteins found in one Miscanthus floridulus cultivar M001 chromosome 4, ASM1932011v1, whole genome shotgun sequence genomic segment:
- the LOC136551957 gene encoding purine permease 1-like codes for MEVETPAQAQPCKNVDQSAGTTRTTLRNPLLVVNFVLMVVGSAGGPLFLRAYFIHGGARKWLSAFLQTAGFPLLLVPLCVSFSRRRRRRDRDDAYDAPANKAAARTPFFLMTPRLLAASAAIGLMTGLDDLLYAYGLAYLPVSTSSILISTQLAFTAAFALLLVRQRFSAVALLSAGAAMLGMNAGGDRPAGVSPAQYGAGFAMTLGAASLYGLVLPVMELSQAHHHQSDRTQHLHLDP; via the coding sequence ATGGAGGTGGAAACACCGGCGCAGGCGCAGCCATGCAAGAATGTCGACCAGAGCGCCGGCACTACAAGGACGACACTCCGCAACCCGCTCCTCGTCGTCAACTTCGTCCTCATGGTCGTCGGCTCAGCGGGCGGCCCGCTGTTCCTCCGCGCATACTTCATCCACGGCGGTGCCCGCAAGTGGCTCTCGGCCTTCCTCCAGACCGCCGGCTTCCCGCTCCTGCTCGTGCCGCTCTGCGTCTCCTtctcccggcgccgccgccggcgcgacCGCGACGACGCCTACGACGCGCCGGCGAATAAGGCGGCTGCCCGCACGCCGTTCTTCCTCATGACGCCCCGCCTCCTGGCGGCGTCCGCGGCCATCGGCCTCATGACCGGCCTCGACGACCTCCTGTACGCCTACGGCCTGGCGTACCTGCCGGTCTCCACGTCCTCCATCCTCATCTCCACGCAGCTGGCCTTCACGGCCGCCTTCGCGCTGCTGTTGGTGCGGCAGCGGTTCAGCGCCGTGGCGCTGCTCAGCGCCGGCGCCGCCATGCTCGGGATGAACGCCGGCGGTGACCGCCCCGCGGGCGTGTCCCCGGCGCAGTACGGCGCCGGGTTCGCCATGACGCTGGGCGCCGCCTCGCTCTACGGCCTCGTGCTCCCCGTCATGGAGCTCAGCCAGGCTCACCACCACCAGTCTGACAGGACACAGCATTTGCATTTGGACCCATAG